Genomic DNA from Sardina pilchardus chromosome 4, fSarPil1.1, whole genome shotgun sequence:
ACAGACattcattgtaaatgtaaatgaaatGGAAAGCTGCTCACCGGTCCTACTGGTTTACTCAACGAGAAGCAGACAAGggccagattcgttaagaagctcttaagtgctaagaacttcttaggagtgctctAACTCGAACTCGAGCTCGAACGCTccaaagaagttcttagcacttaagagcttgttaacgaatctgggaaacccggccaataccTTTTACGATCAGCAGTCTGTCAGACCACTGTAAACAGTTCTTAAAACCCGCAAAATCCTCTTTTCTCTACCTCACGCTCAAGCAAATAAAATCTCAGTCACATCACATTTCTATCACATCATTCTATCACATTTCTATCATATTATCATAATAATATTCTGTCATGACTACACGTGTAATGAGAAGAGAAGTCTGATTATACTAGCCTACTCTAGATAGTGGACATCTAGTCCTAGTGCAATACAATAGCAGCAAGCACATCCTCAGCCCCTCCTACTGCTCCTCCCATAGACCACAAGAGATTACTAGGAAACTGGCTTTGAAACATGACCTCTGACACGCAACCGTATTcaataacaaaataacacagTTATTTGACCCTTTTCCCcttattttcccttttttttaaaaaaaaattaacttCGTATTAGAAATGTGCGTTTAAGTATTTGGTCAGACTCACACAAGAGCTTTGTGCAAGACAGCAGTTTGGATATGTTTTTCACTTTGCGATCATGTTAAACCAGTCACttttaatataaaaaatatcTCTTGATATAAACAATATAAAGAGAATACTATTTGTAAAAGCAACTGTATTGAAGTGAACGATCAGAAACTTTGCCGTGTTGAGCTTTGATAATAATATTCCTGAAGTAATCTGAATAATAATCCTGGAGTAATCAATGTAGACTGACCTGTTGCTGAGATTAATAGAAGAGAATACTGCGCCACATGTCTACAAAGCTGTGCAGACAGGAAACGGAAATGGAGAAACCCAGGTGAGCCAGATACTGTATTGTTTAGGCAGAGGAAGATACTTCATCAGAAGCCACTTCCGGGAATCCAGAAAacacaaaggggggggggggggtgtcaaaatccccctttatgcagagcagagttCCACGGAAGTCTATGCCCCCAACCCCTCGTGTGATCCGGGTTCCCTTAAGTAACTcggaagtatcttgctccgccaaTCAACAATCTTTGATTGAGCTCAGATATTGATCCTGCCCCCTTCCGCTGACTCCTCCCCCTTCCCGTTCCTCCTGCGGGGTTCGCCGTTGCTCTCCTGGTCTCCTGCGCGCTCGTCGCCGACGCCCGTCGTCATGGTGAGAGCGGCGTTGGCGTTGCCGCCATTGGCGCCTGCCTCGGACGCGGCGGGCAGGTTGTCGCTGTGTACCAGGCGCAGCTGGTTCTCAGCGGGACGCTTCCATTGGGGCCGCGTGGCGATCCACAGGATGAGCCCCCCAAACACGGCGAGGAGGAGCCCCAGCACGTTCACAAACACCGCCTCCGGGGGGGAGTCCTTATACTTGGGGTCTTTGCTGAGGGGGGCAgccgagaagagaggagaagattgttaccgtaatttcccgattagccgcttatacattgattttgctaaatttcttcagctatgaggttaatacaggggggggggggggggttcagttaatatggtgttaatatggttttgtttcttttaacttgcataaaacactgtcctgcggcttatacacaatgcagattatatgcgggaaattatgtatgtttgaaatgtaatgtcatTTGCATGAACTATTCTATCCTGTGGGGCTGGAGAGAAGGCAGACTTTGACACTAGAGAAGCTGAAGTTGTTTTCCCACGAGACTCACACAGTCAAACTGGTCCCACTTCAGTCAGCTGAGAATTACCCCTTGAGATGATGAAACACATTAATTATCTTGCTTCTTACCTTCTAAAACTATTGATGATTTAAACCTGAATAAAACTATAAggaccacaaacaaacaaattatagTCCTTATTAGTAACTAACTGAACTTTGCTTCTCTTCAAGTGACAGTGTCAAAACAGCAGCCTTCCTACCAGTAGCATTGAAAGACATCATTGTCAATATTATTGGGGGccccattttttgtttttttcaatagGCCCCACATTTTCCAGCAGTGCCCCTGCCTCTCACATAATCGTGTGTTCCATTTGTACAGGGTGATGGTGTGTGACATTGTCAGAACTTGCTGTGAACGGAGGGTCCCCTGATTTGTATGAGACTGTTTCTCATCAGACGACTTTTAAGGGGACATGCCGGCCTGTAATTGTGCGTAACTTCTTGTTTTCCGGTTATTTTACTACTCGTAAGAAGAGCCCCTGCCCCCTGTACAAATGGAATGCACAATAAGCACAGACAAATCTGGCATATTTGCACTGCATAATATCCGAAACATGGAGTGGTATAGCAGTCCTCTGTCCAGAGGCTggcatcccgggttcagaaagtaacaGTCCtgccaagtaggcctatttgatccaaccatttagtaaaccagttcatcctaattagcagccaagTAAAATCAGATTATTAGAACAGGTAGacagaatatatggcaggagtCCAAGGACTCTGAGGAAGATGCATGAAGCATCGAAACATTAGTCCCTTTGTGCACCTTAAATAATCCAGTTTATAGTACATCTGTGCTGCTCCGAGTTTTTACTTTTAGTATATCTACACGGTCCCTTCTCTCGTCTGATGCACCAGATGTAATGCTGCAGAAGCGCGGTGGATCTACTCTTTTGtgaaatatatggcaggacttttactctctggaaccGGCATGTCCTCCCTCTGCCTCAGTCCAACTTAACTCACAGGCCAAAGATGAGCTTCTCGGTGATGCCCATGAGGGCAGTGGCGATCACACTGGAGAAGATGAACAGGCCCCCGTAGACGTGCACAGGCATCAGGGCTGCCCGCACGAACCCTGGGGTGATGGGCACCAGGTAGACGACCAGGCCCAGCACCATCTGGTCAgtcaggtcagaggtcaacaagGAGAGATTAGTGGAGTAGAGCTTTGATTGACATGCCCACACTGCATTGAAGGTATTTGCATGTCAGAAATGAGCTGTTACACTAACGAAAAGCTAAGAAACATTATACAACTAAATCGTACCCTGAATCACTGGCTACAACTGCATCAACAAGGCTATGCTTCATTTGTAGGATATTCTGCTTTACTAACATTCTGTTGCATGCCAAATATGCAATGGTGATCGAGTTTCTTCTGAGAATAATGGAGCTTTTCAGTCGAAATGTCAGCACAGATTTGCAAATATCTTGCGTATGATACCCGGCGTGACCTCACCTGAAGCGCGTACagtatgaccgccgctagcccCACCCAGCTGTGGAGGCTGTACATGTTGGGGATGTTCGCGGCGTTGTGGAAGTCGAATACAGCTACAAGAGACACCACGGCCATGATAAACGCCAGGATGTTTAGACCAGCGTGGATAAACTTCATCATTAGTTTGCTGCATCTCCACGTCCAAGGAAGTCGGTACACTATGATGGCTGGAAATTGAGAAATTATATATTGTTTTAGtaagtaaactatcaaaaaagtgtcaaaaaaagTTCAAATAGTGTTTTAAACGCCAACCTGAAGTTATCAATGTGATTTGCCTTAGCGTACATCATTACAACAGGGATTTAATGGATTCGACAGGCTACAATGTGACATGTAACGTCACTGGGTCTGTTTGCAACTGTTGCATTACGTTTAGGCTACATTCCAATCCTCTGGAGGCTGGATTTCCGCGAATCACTAAGGATAAGACATTTCAGCCATTTTACTTGACAGCTGGCGTAGTGTAACTCAAGTTGCCCCGGTTAGCGGAAACTATTTATTACATAGGAGAGCTTTATGTGTGACACTCGCAGAATAACAAGACAAAGTAGCAAACATTGAGACAAAACTTACCGATTCCCTGAAGGAAAATAAACCCAATCACGATCAGCAAGGGATGCCAATTGAATTCGGCCAATCCACCGTCCCAAGCAAGACCCTCTTTAAAGTGGAAAACCCATCTCAAAACAAAAACTATGCACACGAATCCGACGGACAACGCCGAGACGAGGAGGACAAGGAATTGCTTGAAGTTCTCCATCGCCATCATTGTTGCCAGACAGCGACTGTGGTAAGACACGTCGGAAGAAGGGGTGAGATAGCAAATTTAGCTGCGGAATTTCAAGAGGTCACTCAAGGGGTTGGGTTATTGTCCAGTCGTTTTCTGTCGCGTCTGGACGATCGTCTACCTTTTCCACCGCCCCCTCTAGACCACAAAGTTTTGTAACTTGCCACATCCAGCACCGTTATGAAACTAATGACGGGCAAAATAACGGCACAAAAAGTAATCAGCAACACTTGTATCCCTCTATGACACGTAACGTGTCTTGCAAGACACCCGGAACAATGAtgtaggcaaaaaaaaaaacaatgatgtAGGCTTTCTGGGTCTGATAgataaaacatgtactgtaaacacTTGCATAGCTGAAACTACACTGGTGGTTTTCATTGCAAGCGAACAAAATCAATgtgtctttattttttattgaatGCAGATGagattcatgtttttttttcttgttttttttacagtttatgTTTATACAATAAAAACATCGAGGAAAAACAAAGCATAGTTTATTTTTTGGAAGCAAAGGTCCCCATTCAGTGACATGATGTTGATAAGACTTGTCATTCCTTTAGGCGCCTGGGGGTCATTTTGTATACATGACAACAGAAGTTATTGTTCCTCCCCTGTTCAATGTGAACAATAGTGTCTCTGTCCAAGATGAGCTGGTGGCTGTAGGTCtacaaagagagaagaaaaatgtaAACTTAAAACAAACTTTGAAATTGTGTAAATTCAATTGACCCAGATCTATCTCTCGCATCATTTTGGCATCAAGGAAACAGAGAGGAGTTAGGCTACTACAACATTTCCCAACCTTGAGGTCTGTCGGAAACCCCACGTGGGGTCGCCTGAAATTCAAATAGGGTTGCCTGAGATACTGGGTATCTTACAATTGACCAATGCATTACattaaaacatacatacattaaatacaaatattttaaaaatcccATAATTTCCAAGTTAAGCAACTAATTGGATCCTTCATTACAATCTGGCTATGTAAAACTAAACCCAAAACAGCCTGCATAAGATGTTTGGAACATTGATTAAGCATGATTACATCAAAGTAGCAAAACACCCAGACGTGCAAATGTTGGCAAAACGAATGAGCACTGCATTCGTACTGGATATTACAACAGAGATGTTGTGAATGATTGGGACCGCCAACGTTTTGTGACCTCAAAATAGGGTCGTCAACTGCCAAAAAAAGTTGGGAACCCCTAGGCTACTATATCATGAGGGTCGTATGGATTACATGAATTGTGTCCAGAAATGGCCATTTCATTGAGAATCATGTCTCATGTTAAGTTCAATGTaacagcagaggtggaaaattccagcttcagagagtaaaagtcctaccacatatctgtgccaactaATTTGGAACtcctcagccaggtagagcagctaattgatgagatcacctgtgttaagtgcacaggttgAACCAATAAATGAtgggatttttactttctgaagctggagttttccacctctgcgtAACAGTCAAACCATAAAAGGAAGATCACCAGCAACATCCAAAGACAAACAGCTGCCCCTTTTCTGTGGTGTGTCCCCTCTACTCATCACTGATTGGCCACCGAACCTACCTCATCCCATGATTCTCGAAGCAGAATCCTCTTCATCATTGCCCCATTGTTGTTGTCATGGAGACAAACTGCCGCCTCCCCACCGGCCTCCTCCCTCCGTGTGACCACCACCGTGAGGAGGTCCAGCTCGTCCTCGTACTCCACCATTCTGAATGTCTGGCACAGAAACAGGTGAAGAGGGGGGGACAGGTAAGATACACCTGTCAGGCAATATCACAGGTGGCTAAATAATATGTTTACTTATACGAGTTGGTCTTTTAAAAGGTGAGATCCCTCAGTCCTGATGAAAGCTTGCTGATTTGAACTTAAACACCAATTAAATACACTTTGCTCTTCCGTTGCTTGGGAAGCCACATTGACGAAAGGTTAGAATGGTGTAGTAATGGTGTAGTAAGTCACTTTGTTCCCCAGTTACACAGCCAGGTCTTTCTGAACACCATTTATTTACTTGTTTAATTCTTGTTCAAATAAAACTTGAGTGTATGGACACAATGGACTGCTAGAGGACCACAAGGCGCAGCTGAAGCTGAATTTCACAAAAAGGGCCCTGGATTATAATCGAGGATTTCTACTTCTAAAGGAGCCATATGTATTCTGTAGGCTTCAACTTGTCTTGCAGCCACATGGCATACTTGCATTGTACTGAATACAGCAGCCACATGTGGCGCAGCATCTTAAGAGTGACAGCCCAATGCTAGCTGGTTTATATGCTAACGTCAGAGAGTACTGTACATCTGGGCAATACAGGGAACAGGTGGTTGTGACCGCACGTTGTTGCTATTTCTAGGTCAttttaaagtaaaaaaacaaaaataaatcaaaccACTCCACGTAGCTCCTTTAAAATGTCGACAAATCAAACAGAGAACATTCATGAGCTCTACAGATGGAATGCCCAAAGTGAGACGTGCACAGGCACGTAACAACAGTGCCGTCCAATCAGCTTGCTCACACCTCTCGCTCGGGGTCATCGTCCAGCTGGTGCACCCTCTTCTTCACCGTGCGGCCAGAGGAGGTCACCGTGACCTGGGAGGCCTCCTGCAcaagaacacaacacaaaccaAACCACACAGCTTAAACTGGACGGATTTGTACGAGGATAAAAAAACAATGAATAAACACAAACCAATCTGCTGTTCATCTCTACAGGAGCgtgaagtgtgtctgtgtaatatGCAAAACACAGGACCTCAAGAGATCTTGTTTACCCTTGGTATTATTAACACTCAATCACCATGGCATGAACCAATCATGGTGATGGAATCATTATCTCATCACAGTGCCTTTAAGCTTGCATTGTTGTTTTGGGCCGTGCCACTCATTCACACTTACAACAATGGTATacatttaaaagaaacataGATAAATAATACAAACAGATGTATACAttgtatttaaaaacaaaacacattttgtaTTTCAGATTGTACGTCTGCTATTTTTGTAGACACGGTTGCAGCCATTGCATTTGACGTACTTCAATTTACTATGCACACAAAACTCTCAGCATAAAGACAACTAGATCAGATATTCACAATAACAAATGATTCAGTTGTGTACAGATAGActtaacatactgtagaatAGATATACAGGTGACGTAATGCCAGGTGCAAACAGAAAGACCTAATCAGTTTGATGAATGTCTGACTTCTAAAGTACAGTACTCTAAAGTAATGGGGTGGAAAGCCACAAACAAGACAGGACCAAACAAGTCCACAATGTGTTGTACGCATCATAACAgcacattagagagagagagagagagagagagagagagagagagagagagtgagaatgtgtgtgtgagagagagggagagagagagagagtgagggagaaggagacTGTCACAGACATTACATCATCATTTAAAATCAAATGACACCCTTCACTGTTGGTTACGTCAGACCTAACTGTGAGCGTACATGTATattatgtatgtacatatgtatgtatgtctgtatgtatgtatattacATGCGCACACTTACATGTTGGTCTCTCTGGGCAGTGATAGAGAAATCTTTAGTGATCTCTGACTGGCTGTCACATCCCCATTCAGTAAGCATTTTCAGAACACttgggaaacaaacaaacacaatcacaaatacatgaacaaacCATTTCAAATTAAATagtaagtcagtcagtcagtgcatttcatttatttagcaTGTTTAAAAGCAAAATGCTTTAcattaaaagagaaagagaaccccccccccccccccatacacacacacacaaacaccagctgTCAgatacccatgcacacacacatacaccgatccccccccccacacacacagcagtattcAGTATTTGTGTACAATGACATAACAATAAAACAGTCCTCCACCCCCAGCTCCAGGATCAGCGGTTGCGGCACGCCAGACGGAAAAAGCACGTCTTAAATTTAGATTTAAACGCAGTTAGGGTTGAGCCATGTCTGAGGTCACTTGGGACATCATTCCAAAGTCATAACTTCCCAACACCAGCAAATACACAGTCCCATTTTTAGTTGAGCCGAGAACGTCGGACAATCAAAAGTGATTGGGATGCAGACCGTAAGGACCTTGAGAGAGTCAGAAAAGTGTAAAATCACCGCACACTGGTCGACTCGAAATggctgatttctttttttttttttattttagtgaACAACGCATTTCGCCATCGCTTCATCAGGTTAACTCCTTGAGACCTGAAAGAGTGTATGGGCGCTgcatagtcaagtcaagtcaagtcaagtcaagtttatttataaagcgcattACATATTccgaggtcattcaatgtgctttacataaacagaaACCAGtaaaacagtaatagcagataaaagcatagatgggcaaagagtaataataataaagataaaaaaagatcataataaaacGTAAAAAAGAAAGCAGAAATCAAGGTGAAATCAATATAAGCATATCAGCAACATAAGTGGGAGCAAGACCATTAAGGGCTTTCAACACAAGCAGTGCCGCTTTATACTGACTCCTATAATGCACTGGGAGCCAGCACAAGGCTGATAGCACTGGAGCAATGGGCTCCCTCTCTTTAAGCCCATTTGATAACTTAATGGAACATGTTTATTTGCCGTCTCCTCCAGAAGTAGATAAGAGGATTCAAGCCCTTCTCTTCATGTGCATGCAATAACactgttagcttagcttagcatgaCTCACTGGAGGTGAGTTGGACCAGTTACAGTAGCTCACTTTTAGCTATCGGctagctataggctaactggtctaaaGTATTCTCAAATGGTCTCAGACTGGGTAATTGCAtgtgcagagaagagaagagaagaggaagggaagggaagagaagagaagagaagagaagagaagagaagagaagagaagagaagagaagagaagagaagagaagagaagtatCCTCTTATCTAAGTCTGGGGTTAACGGCACATAAGTGTGCCATCCTCTTATCTAACTGGGGTGTGTTCCTTGAACATATTTAAACTCTCAGATAATGAATTAGTCCATCGCTGGTGTTTTTCTGTCACACTTGTTATTTCAGATCCAAAACTCTTCACTCACTTGATAGTGTTTGGCCCGACGTGGATAATTCTGCCAGACTGGTCCGGATGGAAGAGGATCCAGTCCGACTCCAGAGAACAGCAGTTCATGTCCTGAACCCCATTTCTAGCCTGTGGAGACGGACACaccgaaaaaaaacaacaatgtctATGCGACTGAAACCAAACCCACAGACTGATCTGTTAAAAGTAAACAATGAAATGGAGGGGTCCGAAGCCTTTCCCCATTATTAGACTAGTAGTCTTTGTGAAGGAAAACTGAACCAACTAAGCAATTTGTCAAAACAAAGTATAACCTTGGTACAGAACACTAGACATGGTCTCTTTTCAGATGGCAAAGTGAAGATGCATTAAGCTCAGTCTGATGATAATGCGTCTGCTGCAGCTACATGTAGTGTGGCATCAAAACACTGGGACGACTGGTCATTGGGTTCAACCAGTACACATCAGTCATTTTCAGAGAGTTGCTTGATAAGATGAACTAGCAACATTCCATGAATGTTGGAAAGTATGTATTGAAATACCCACAATCTCTTGTCAACCCTAATGGTATTAATTTGAACTATttaattaaagggataatccggagtgaaatgcactttagatccatttttcggactattgggagtacatacgttgagttgacaccaaaatcatgtcattcggatgtattttgagaaagtttgagttcaccgtttttagccaaaactcgttagcctggaagtgaccggggcaagtcctttcgccgctacaaaacgctatttttatacctcttctactgttccaaacaacactacacttacgtggtagtgagtagagggtccctaaagtgtcaactcaacgtatgtactcccaatagtcagaaaaattgatctaaagtgcatttcactctggATTATCGTACATATTGATATATATATTCTAGGTAACTGTGATGCATTAAGTCTTAGCAACAGGCGCATACAGTACACCAACATCTACTAGGCCTCATTTCAGCAGACACTTCTCTTCtgtcaaacacacctggcagcTCTGACAGTGCCGGGAGTATTTGTTGTGGCTGTAGCCTGCCTCAAACCGGCTGCTTAATCCTAACCGTGCCATTCTGGAGAGCTCTTTAAGAGGCAAAAAAACACTTCAGGCTTTCAGCATTGTAAAGCTCATGGAAATGTCTCCAAGACTACACTATCCAATTAACCCTAAAGACGACATGTTGATGGTtacagttatttatttattttacagtttttacTCCGGTAAACAGTTTTTGTGAAGGTGTAGTGAAATAATTTTAGGTCAACAAACGCCAACACTGAGTGCAGTCTTTAACTTTAATCTTTAATAACTTTAATCATCATTACCATTAATAGAGAAAAAGTGACTAACTGGAAACCTGCAATTAGGTGACCAACGCAGTGTGCCAACCCAGGATCtcattcagaaacacacacacacacacacacacacacacacacacacacacacacacacacacacacacacacacaccagcttttTTACTCTTTACTGGCCTTGCACTCTGGAGCAAAGAGGTATTTGTGGTATGTGCTTTAGTGCTAATCCTGGGTTAACTCAGTCACTCAGTGAGTGGTAAACCTCCCTGGAGAATAGCCCAACGACTTCATATTCCCAGCAGTCTTCTACATTTGCATTTCCATTCATTAACCAGAAACTGTTGTTCAAAGGGACTTAaacatgtcaattatattacaagggccaatTTCCtgagagcaacttggggttaaagtgccttgctcaagggcacaacagtggaagccgggaattcaACCCACAACTtaccaggctactgcatgcttgCCCAGCTTGTATGTAATCCATCAAGGATTCCCTGTTTAGTCATACAAATGGTAAGACTTTGTCGACGACAGACTTGTTGCTTGCTCTCATGCTCGCCAAGGATGCTTGTGTCTGAATAACCTGTCTCTGGCGTTGTGAGACTTGTGACAAAAGCTTTGTGCTTTGCCGGAAGGTCGGCTTGCCTGTGCGGTacttttttcctctttgtgaatcaatactgtatttttaccaACTTAACCAAGTTTACCTGGAAACCTGAGcacttgtaacacacacacacacacacacacacacacacacacacacacacacacacacacacacacacacacacacacacacacacacacacacacacacacacacacacacacacacacacacacacacacacacacacacacacacacacacacacacacacacacacacacacacacacacacacacacacacagatctataTATGTATTTACCAGAGTGCCATCCTTGAGGGAGCAGACGtggtgtgtgcctctgtgtttcTTGTGACTGGGGGTGTAGATGAAGTGGAACGGGTTCCCCCCGATCTGGATCCCCTCGTGGTACATCACCTCAAATAGCACTGGGGGTGCCTCTGCCGTGGCCACAACAcacggttcacacacacacacacacacacatcagaacacacaaccaaacacacggTTCACACACGTTAGAACACGCGACTGAACAtacggttcacacacacatcagaacacacGACCAAACAcacggttcacacacacacatcagaacacacGACCAAACAcacggttcacacacacatcagaacacacGACCAAACacacggctcacacacacatcagaacacacGACCAAACAcacggttcacacacacacacacacacacacacatcagaacacacGACCAAACAcacggttcacacacacacacacacacatcagaacacacGACCAAACAcacagttcagttcacacagaGCAGAATACACTAATGCAACACACAGTTCACAAGAGAAtacacgtgtgtgagtgtgagtgagtgagtgtatgtatctAGCTCCACATCAACTGTGATGGGCAGTCTTGCTCTATGGCATGATGTTTTATGTGCCTATGAGTGTTAAAGCAGTCAACTCTGAAAACGTTTGAATCCTTTTTGTAAGAAATTTGATTGGTGAATTCAAATACCGTAagcgcatgtgtctgtgtgtgtgtgtgtgtgtgtgtgtgtgtgtgtatgtgcttgagggatttctgtatgtatttgtgtgtgcatttatgtgtgtgtgtgtgtgtgtgcatgtgcttgagGGATTTCTGTAAGTGTTCTCCCTGACCTACCCGTGATGTGAATGTTCACAGGAATGCCAAGTGGCGGTTCTCCCACAATCCCTTGAGTACCACCCAGGTCACATGGTTCTCCAATAACCAGCTCTTTTGTcctgaactacacacacacataaaaaaaaacaaattcagACAATAAGTACATCATAACAAGAAGACTGTATAAATATCATCAACTTGGATATCAATGAGTAACACAGTATATCCATTTGGTCTGTTCAATACTTTCTTTCCCCCAGTCTTTACATTCAAGACTTACGCTTCCATTAAAGACGAAAAATGTTCTACAGCATGCGGAGTAAACTTTCATTTTCAAAACCCTTCATTCAAATCTTCCATTTTCAAATCTAAAATGTCAGCAGCAATATCAAGCTCATTCATGCAGGTGAttttactatgtgtgtgtgggtacccTAATGTAGTCCAGTGTGTTCTCAGTGATGAGAGTGA
This window encodes:
- the LOC134078759 gene encoding plasma membrane ascorbate-dependent reductase CYBRD1, whose protein sequence is MMAMENFKQFLVLLVSALSVGFVCIVFVLRWVFHFKEGLAWDGGLAEFNWHPLLIVIGFIFLQGIAIIVYRLPWTWRCSKLMMKFIHAGLNILAFIMAVVSLVAVFDFHNAANIPNMYSLHSWVGLAAVILYALQMVLGLVVYLVPITPGFVRAALMPVHVYGGLFIFSSVIATALMGITEKLIFGLKDPKYKDSPPEAVFVNVLGLLLAVFGGLILWIATRPQWKRPAENQLRLVHSDNLPAASEAGANGGNANAALTMTTGVGDERAGDQESNGEPRRRNGKGEESAEGGRINI
- the LOC134078756 gene encoding DDB1- and CUL4-associated factor 17-like, yielding MCPKQTPSQQRPLARELRSGQNACLHMDFRSRGYYSKDAGCLLRRNLSLLREILLNDDVVFKEVWTKISKSPISYESGRLYFENYRCCYTSQQAKPRLLYELPKCSKAEKIEDALFLQSPLGSTLPSSSDQRCSLVVVTADSWLSRISSNTGEVLQRVYLSPQHKFRYLNWDESQETIYAKSIQKKLSPLARQAGLDDSTLMFLAVFRVFPLQLVGVLEINKRVFGNTVADVVLSQGVLAVSHTTKCVRLYSFETIVDMFRTKELVIGEPCDLGGTQGIVGEPPLGIPVNIHITEAPPVLFEVMYHEGIQIGGNPFHFIYTPSHKKHRGTHHVCSLKDGTLARNGVQDMNCCSLESDWILFHPDQSGRIIHVGPNTINVLKMLTEWGCDSQSEITKDFSITAQRDQHEASQVTVTSSGRTVKKRVHQLDDDPERETFRMVEYEDELDLLTVVVTRREEAGGEAAVCLHDNNNGAMMKRILLRESWDETYSHQLILDRDTIVHIEQGRNNNFCCHVYKMTPRRLKE